In Candidatus Zixiibacteriota bacterium, the DNA window GCATGACCTTTCCTTCTATATGTTGACTACATGCCCGAAACCCGCAGATTTCCAGCGCTCACAAAAAGTCGTTGGAAAATAGCGACCCTCTCCCAACAAGTCAACAAAAATAATCAAGAAATTTTCAGAATCATGGCCGATATCACTTAATCAATTGATACTCATTTCTTAAGACCTTCTCCACGACCCTGATAAATTTCTCACAGTTAAGGTTCTGCAAGCTATAGAGATGCCAATATATTTTCCGCGGCATCGCTATAACGTTTTTTCTCTTTGAAGCCATCTCATAACCTCTCGGACTCCCGTCAAAGTCGAAGAATTATTTGATGACCCCAATAATAATATCGACCTTAAGCGGGCGAATGTTAACCTTTTCGATTCTTCAAAGTTGCAGAAACTATGCCCCGATATGGGTCTGCTCCAATATTCAACTGGCAGCACTTATATTGTTATGCTACATATTCTTAAATCATTGTTCAACTGTTGAATTTGATACGGTTTGAGGAACGGTCAGGAGGAAATAATTGGCGTTTCCCCATATTTTGGCTATCCGGCCAACAGTGGGCGACTATTCCACGGCCCACCTCTTGCCTTGACAGTCTTCCCGGTCGAGCTTAATATATCCCCATTAAATTCATTAACCAAAAAGGATTCATGTTGTATGATATCTCTTAAGAATAAGCTTGCTCTGGTAACCGGGGCTTCCTCCGGGATTGGTGAGGCGACTGCTCATCTATTTGCCCAACAGGGTGTCAGGCTTCTTTTGGTCGCCCGAAGGATGGATCGGCTGGAAAAGCTGGCCAAGAACCTCAAGAAGAAATATGAAATCGAGACATTCTGTCTCCAAATGGATGTCCAGAACCAGAGGGAGGTGGAGGGAAGACTGGAGGCACTCCCGATTGGATGGAAAAAGGTCGATATTCTGGTCAATAACGCCGGCCTGAGCCGCGGCCTGGATAAGCTCCATGAGGGGAAATTGAGCGATTGGGAAGAGATGATCGACACCAATATTAAGGGGCTTCTCTATGTCAGCCGGGTGGTGATCCCCTGGATGGTTAAAAGGGGCAAGGGGGATATTGTCAATATCGGGTCGATTGCAGGGCATGAGCTTTACCCCGGCGGGAATGTCTACTGCGCAACCAAGTTTGCCGTTGATGCCCTCACCAAGGGGATGCAGATTGATCTGGTCGATACCCCGCTCCGCGTCAGCGCGGTTGATCCCGGGATGGTGGAAACGGAGTTTTCGATGGTCCGATTCCACGGCGACAACGAACGGGCGGGGAAAGTCTATCAGGGGGTAGCGCCGCTAACCGGTGAGGATGTAGCCGAGGCGATCCTGTTCTGCGTGACCCGGCCGCCGCACGTGAATATCCATCAGGTGCGTATCATGCCGACCTGCCAGGCTGGGGCGATGGTTTTACACCGGAAGGGATAATTTCGACCGCAATCGTGCGTGGGAGATACCCACGGCCCGGTGGATTTTTGGGCTTTGGCGCGATTGGCGATAAGCTGCTTTTCGCTTATTGACATGTTTTCATACTCCTGTAAAGGGGTACGAGGAGAAATCGCCATCGATGTTGTAGTGATTTTGCAGGCCAGCCCACAGCACGCCATGGCGGGTGGAGCACCCAGGCAAAATGACAACGACCAATAAAAAGTGTTACCAATGTGCCCGGTCTATTGTGTAACCTATCTGCGGATTATACACAGGCCACACCTGAATATCCATCAGGTTCGTATCATGCCGACATGCCGAGCAGGGGCGATGGTGCTGAACCAATAAATAGAGCATTTATTTCTTAAACAAAATCAATAAAAGAAGGCGGCAGTCCCGACTGAAGCCGCCTTCCAATCCATTGGCTCAGTAGCTGTTAAGAAAGAATTTTGTCCCAGGTGCTTGCAAAAAGCGCCGCTGCCTCTGCTGTCAGCAGAAATTCTTTCCCATTGCGTTGTCATTTGAAGCAAATAATGGTGTTGAATTATGATAGCCGCCTATCACACGGATTTCTACCTTCAGGCCAACCGGGTCATTGCTTGCGTACTGGCTGACCGAAGGAAATAACAAGACAGCAAATAGCACTAGCAGGAGAAGAACAAAAATCACACGTTGAAAAATCCTCATTATCATCACCTCCTAACCCAAATTGTAGGCAAGAACTGGAAGCAAATCTATTTATATTATATATCAAGAACGTAATTCCTGCAATAGAAAAATGATCTATCTACATTTTTTTCTCAATCTATCCCAATACCTTAGCATGTTTAACAGGAACAAAATCGCTCTTCAAGTAAAAAGACCGCCGAATGCAGCGAGACTGAAAATCATAAAAACCCATCCTAATATTATATGTAAAACCTTATACGCCTGTAACATGGCGCCCTGTCTGGGATTATACTTATCTCTAAACCCGAGAGCAATCAACGGCAGTGCAAGGTCTAGGCTGTAAAAAAATGATCTATATTCTTCTTCACAACCTACATTCATATTCCGCTTTCTGAAGACCCAACTACCGAGAAACGCCAGCCCCAAAAAAAAGCCAAAAGAATATTCCGGATTGCGTCCGAATCCTATTGACCATTTATATAGATAATATCGAACCCAATTTAGAAATCCGCCTTTTTCCTTGGATTCACGCCACATGCGTTTCTTATAAACCGCATCCGCCCGCTCGCCTTCCCCCTCACGTTTGTAAAAACCCTCCAGAGTTGTATACATGCCAATATTAAAGGACGCTGAATCGAGAAGACCTAATAGAATATTCATTGACGCGTCCTTCGTCGTATCCGCGGAAATTTGTATATAAGTCATCTCGTCAAAATCAAATACATAATCATTTTTTTGTAGATCGGCCCCATGCCTGTCATGCTGTAAACCATTAAAACTTAAATTGTGAAAAGAGGCATTCTTCATTATTAGCATTCCACCAAATAACAATCCATCAAGATATGCGGTACCACCAACGGCGACGCCGCTTAAAACTGTGCTATCACCCAATATCCGCGCTTGATTCATCCTTAAATCGCGGTTCATTGAGGCATTCGTCAGACTAATACTTCCGTCAAATCGGGAATATTCAAGAAACACATTATACTCCACCTTGATATCGGTGAAGTTCCCGTCACCACTGCAGATAAGTGTGTCACCTCTCAGATTTGAACCGATTCTTGCACCTTGCGCATCGATTGTGCCAATGAATTGGCAATTCCTAAGATAAATAGATCGACCTACCTCTGACCCATTGATACTGAGTCCTTCACTTCCTAATACCATGGTATTCACTAATTCCAGATTATTGCTTATTCGACAATGAGTAAAATCAAGTGAAGAAAATATGACTGCGTTCCCAAATTGGGCACCACCCCCAATTTTTGCCCCATAAAAACTACAGTTGGAGGTACTGCAACTTACATACATAGAGGAGTCCCTTTTCAAATATGTTATGAGTGCGTCAAGATTATGCTCACTCTCTTTCCATTTGGTTATAATCGATTTCAGAGTATCCCTATAGATAGCAGTATCTGCAAGTTTGCTGACTACAAAAATAGAATCAGCAATGAGATTCATGCCTATCTTAACATATTTAGCGTCAACATTTCCTGTCAATATTGCATTTGAAAGCGAAAAACTGCAGAGAGTTTCCATTTTATTGAAAATGGCTTTGCCGTGAAATCGACTTTTCTCCAGACGGATATCCCTCTTAAAAATACAATCTTGAAAGCTGACATCATCCCAGAAATCACAATCATTCATATTTAATTCATATGGCACGGTCGCATTTAGCAAATTGAGATCACCTATAATATCGGCACCCGCAATCATAATGCCGTGGTAGTGCAAACCACTATCTTTGGCCTGTGTTGCAATGCGTTCAATAAAAGAAGCCCTGATTATTCGACCTATGCATTCTCTTTGGGATAAATCGACAGAAACACCTTTCTTCAGCGTGTCAAGAATCCTTTTTTCGGTAACGACTATACTATCCATGATTTCTCTCTCGGCCGCTGTTAGATTTGCGATATTACCACATAACTTCATCCGGGTTTCTTTTGCGAGCGGACTGATGCCAGATACGACAAAATTGCTGTCACACTTATGCCTGCCCGGTTCTGCCAAAGAAATAGAACAGAGAATAATGAATGCCATGACTAATGATAATGTACGCATGTTAGCCTCCCATGAATTTGAGCAAAGGTTTCAATCCCTTGCGAATTTGATTAAATCAATAAGATATTAATCATTTATCATAGTACAAATAGAACTCCCAGGGGTGGGGACGGATACGAATCTGCTCCACGTCCTTACGCTTCAGCGCAATCCAGGATTCAATCAAATCGGTGGTGAATACCCCTCCCTCGAGAAGAAACTGGTGGTCTTTTTCCAGCGCATCGAGCGCCTTGGTGAGCGAGGTGGGAAGCATCGGTATCTGCGCCAGCTCTTTCTCGGACATATGGGTCAGGTCGCGGTCGAACGGCTGCCCGGGGTCGATTTTATGTTTGATACCGTACATTCCGGCCATGACCATGGCGGCATAAGCCAGATACGGGTTGCAGGTGGCATCGGGAGGACGGAATTCAAATCGGTAAGTCAGGGTATTCCGCTGGTACCCCGGTATCCGGACACAGGCGGTGCGATTGCCGACCGAGTAGTTTCCGCGAACCGGCGCCTCAAAACCGGGGATCAGCCGCTTATAGGAATTGGTGGAGGGGTTGGTCAACGCCAGCACCGCCCCGGCATGCATGAGCAGCCCGCCGATAAAGTACAGCCCCTCATTGGAGAGCGCCGCCGGGCCCTCTTTATCATAAAATATGGAGCCATTCTTGTCGGCCAGGTACAGATGAACATGCATCCCGGAACCCGGCTCGTTGAAAAGCGGCTTGGGCATAAAAGTGGCCGACTTGCCGCAGCGGAAAGAATGATTTTTCACGAAATATTTGACCATCATCGACTGGTCGGCCATTTTCGGCATGGTATCGAACTTGGTTTCGATTTCATGCTGGCCGGCGCCGCCAACCTCGTGATGGTGATATTTTATGGCGACTCCGACTTCTTTTAAAAGGGTGGTCATTTCGGAACGAAGATTGAAAGTCCGGTCTTTGGGGGGGGCGGCATGATACCCGCCCTTATATTGCACCTTGTAAGCGAGGTTTTTGCCACCCTCCCGCCCGGCGGCGTTCCATTCGGCCTCCTCGGAGTCGATAAAATAGTACCCCTCCCCCGGTCCCTGATTGAACCGGACATCATCGAAAAGGTAGAACTCAAACTCCGGGCCGAGCATCGAATGGGCGCCCGGTACAACGGTCTGTAAATAATTCTCGGCATCACGCACCACCCGCCGCGGGTTGCGTGAATAAGGTTCGATTTCTTTTTCGACAGCCATTATATCGCAGATAAACGAAAGGGTCGGTTTTTCAAAAAACGGATCGATAAAGGCGGTCTCGGGGTCGGGGATAGCAATCATGTCCCCTTTTTCGATGCGGGTGAATCCCGGAAGCGAGGAGCCATCAAGGCCGACACCATCGCGGAACAGCTCCGGGGTGAGAGCCTCGGCCGGGAGTGTTATATGATGCCATTCGCCCAAGAGATCGCTGAATTTGACATCGATATACTCAATATTTTTCTCACTGACTATTTTCTGAAGCCTGTCCAACGCAACCATTCCTATCTCCTGAATTAACAGTAACTAATCTAAGGCGGTAATTTAATCAATTCCGCCGGAAAGGCAACGGGAAAAGCAGATTGCAGAATTTCACAAAAAAATCCTACAACGCGCTTGACAATTCGGGCGGATTTGCGTTATTTGAATCAAGAGCCAAATTCAGGTTTTTACATCGGGCTATGACATCGCGCTTCACAACAGGCAGTGGCTTTTTTAGTTAAATTTGGCGTTTGATACGCTGTTACATTTCTCTTGCTGTTTGGCGGCGATTAATTATGCGGTCTCGGGAATGATACTCTTAGAGATTGAAAATGTTGTTTTTCAGGGACTTTTAAGGCTGGATTGCGGGGGGAGGTGATCGGTTGGCGGAAGCATAACGGTTGCAAAGCCATTAGTTCGATGACAGCTTAACAACGCCCCGGCCGTTCATATAGTATGTTTGAGCCGGCCCGGGGAAAAGCGGGTTCATTTACCTAAATTTGTCCAGGAATTTTTATGGAATAGATTTAGGGAATAAGTTGGGAATTTTAAATAAAAATGCTTTGAAAGGAGTTCAGCAATGACAAGGAAATTATCGGCGATTTTCATTATCTCCTTGTTAGCCGTTGCTTTTCTTGCCGCTTCTTCATTTGGTACGAGTGCGGGCGGCGGTAGTAATAAGGTGGTCAATAAGGTCCCCATCAATCGGCCCATGGGGAAATCTCAGATTATCGGCGCCGAGCAGCCGGTTGAAGAAACCTCCGGTAAAGCACCGGCACCGGCAAGCCTTGGTTTTGATCAGGTGCTGGGATACGCTCCTGGTTACAGGATCGGTGTCACTACTTATGATTATCAGCATAATGGCCGTATGGGCCGCCAGGTTGACTGGCGCGGAAACAAGGTGGTTCATTTTGCCTGGACGAAGATGATCTCGGTCAAGCGGGGCGTGCGGTGGCGGACCGGCTATGAAGCCTATGACGCCGGCTTGGGGACGTTTGCCCAGGCGGGTGCTTCCGATTCCGGCGGTTGCGATATTCACTCCGTGAATCGCTATAATGGTTCCGGTTATGCAACTCTCGATGTTGATACCGAAGGTAAAGCGGTCATTGCCAACCACCACACCGAGACCGGTGATGCCGCCGATTATGCCACCACCATTTGGTATGATTACGATCAGGGCGGCTGCTATTTTGCGCCTTACAGAAGTAAGGTTCCGGACAGCACGATGAACTACTTTGCCGATCAGCTACACGAGAAACGTTATCTCTGGCCCTCAATGGAATATCAGGTCTGGAACGGTGATACGGTCACCCATCTCTTCTCACAACAGCTCAAAAGCGATATGGAGCCGCAGTTCATTGTTTATTTCCGCAGACATGGCAGTGATACCGTTGGTCACTGGGAATATCCGCCGATGATGGTTGACACGGTCAACGCGGTTTCTCAGACGGTCAGCGCCTCACGGGTCAGCGGCAAGGTGGCTTTGTGCTGGTTGATGTGCTATCCCGACATTGTGGGCGATCCCGAGTCGAAGCAGCGCAACGGCGATCAGAGAGTCAATGATGTCTATTACATGATGTCGACCGATATGGGCGACACCTGGGGGCCCAAGGTCAATGTCACCAAGTTTGACCCCTCCGATACCGGCTGGCTGGCTCATACCGACATGTCGGCTTTGATTGGCACAGATGACAAGCTGCACATCATTTGGAACGCGCGCGACGTGACGCCCTTTCCGGACGGACCGGATTTCAACCATTTTTATGGCAGCCGTCTGTTCCACTGGGACGAAGGCAGCAACCTCATTCGGACCATCAAGGATGCCAACTGGGTCCTTGCGGACGATGGTTGCTATGGCGGCGCCTGGAACGAAATGAGTATCACGAAGATGCAGATTTCGGAGTGCGCCGGCAAGTTCTACGCCCTCTTTGTGATGTATAACGATTATTTCAACGGTATCACCAACGACTGCCACTCTTCCAACTGGATAGGTCATCGGAACGGTTCGGCCAACGGCGAACTTTTCATTTCCGTTTCCGACAATGGCGGTTTGATCTGGGATATCGCCCGCAACCTGACCAATACGCGGACGCCTCATTGCGACACTGCCGGATCTGGCAACCCGGTTATCTGCGGCTCCAAAGTGTGGCCCTCGATGTCCCGTTTTGGTATGGATCGTTCGGGCGGCGACTGGACCGGTATTCCGATTGTTGACCCCTCGGGAAGCTATACCGGGAATATGTACCTTGACGTATTCTACGTTCAGGACAAATATCCCGGCGGCTGCGTGCAGGATGACGGCGTCTGGACTTATAACCAGATGAAGTGGTTCCGCGTGCCGTGCGTCGAGTGTGTTCCGAACCCGCAGCTGAGCTTGGACCCCAGCATTATTGTTGACCCGGCCTGGCCGAAACCGAGTGTCCAACTTGACTCAACCCTCAAGCTGGAAAACATTGGTAATGCCGTTCTGCATATCTATGCGGTCAATATTGTTAAGACCACTCATACCGGTCTGGATTGGCTGGGTATCTCCGGTGTTCCGGGGTCGATTTCGCATCTGGTTCCGAACTTTGTCAATGCGACAGTCAATCTGAACAAGGGTGGTGCGATAACCACCGGTCCGGCGGTTGGCGTAGGATTCATCGAGTTTGTAACCGACGCTCCGACCTCGCCGGATACTCTGTTGATTCGTCTGATTGTTGCCGACACGGTTCAGTTCCCCGAGTGGGCCAGTATCAGAACGGCCTGCAACCGGATCGTTCTGAACAATGCCGGTAATCTCGGTAATATCGGCGAGGGTCTGAACGATGTTTATGGCTTCAACCTGAACTTCTTCAACGACTGCGACACGACCGGCAACACAGACGGTGCCAGTGACAATGCCCTGGTATATCTCTATGACGCGAGTCCGTTTATTCTTCGCGCCAAAGGCGCTCTCCCCGGCGACACCATTCTGAACTCCTACATTTTTGATGCCAACTGGTTGTACAACGATGGCTTCCGCCCCGGGAAAGGTCTCGTGGTCGATTCCACCAGCCATGAGGACTTTCAGTATGCCTACACCAACCAGTTCCTGACCAAGGACTCCGGGATTGGTGTTGAGTGCGAATACTGGATGCCTTTGCATTCGGATACCTGCGGATTCATTATCCAGAAGCTCAAGATCGTCAATAAGAGCGCCGCGGCTATCAACAACCTTATGATCGGCGAGCTTATGGACTGGGATATTCCCTCCGACTCGGGTGTGGAAAACGGCTCTGATTATGATGCCACGCGTCAGATGATGTGGTGCTATGGCGCCGAACTCGTCCCGGATAGTATCGCCAACAACGACTGTGTGCCGGCCAATAATCGCGCCGGCGGTTTCGCTTACCTCAACGGTTACAAAGTGCCGACGACCGGTCCGACTGATAGGTTTGCCAACGTCACCGGCATGTATACCGGTTTGAACCCCGACTGGATATATCCGACCGGTAACTTCGTGCCGCAGCAGTTGTATAACAAGCTGAATAATTTCAGCGGTTATCAGACCTGGTTATCGACTGAACCGACCATGGAGGATTCGTTGTATCAGGATCTGAACATGGTTGCTTACTACGGCAAGAAGAACCTGGGCATGAATGATACGTTGGTCTTCATCAAGATTATCGCCACCGAGTATAACAATGGCGCTCTTGGTCTGAAGGACTGCATCGACAAAGCCAAGCAGTGGTGGAAGAATCGGTTCAAAAATGCCCCAATCGTGCTTGATCCGGGTGTAAGGTACGGCGCCACGGGTGTGCCGATGATCTTTATGGTCAGCGGTTTTGACCTTGACGGTGATGCCATTAGCATGACGGCAAGCGGCTTACCTGCCGGGCCACCCGCCGCGATATTTGCCGATAATGGTAACGGCACCGGCACCTTCAACTGGACGCCTCCGGTGGTCGGAAATTACACATTTACCGTGACGGCCAACGACGGCAAGGCGACCGGTTCGCGGGTGATTCAGGTTAATATCATTAGCACCTGCTGTGTGAAGCCCGGCGATGCCAACCACAATGGTATACTCAACATTGCTGATATTACTTACCTCATCAAGTTCCTGTATCAGAGTGGTCCTAAGCCTCCTTGTCAGGGCGGCGTTGGCAAATATCCCGAAGGGGATGCCAATGGTAATGGGATAACCAACATTGCTGATATTACTTATCTCGTCAAGTTCCTGTATCAGAGCGGTCCTGCTCCGATTTGCGGACCAATGTGATCCGGTAGTTTATGAGATCCAAAAATTCAGGAAGCTATCCTCGTGATAGCTTCCTGAGTTTTATTGGGATCAATTGAGATAATCGTACCAAATTGCGAATGGGGGCATTCGGGGTCGTAAAATTAACTCTTTAATAATCAATGGCTTAAGCTTACAATAATAAGACAACTCGTATGAATTTGCGAATTACCCCTTTCATTATAAAAGCAAACAATTGTAATCGCCAATATAAGTCATTATAAGAATTGAGATTGCAAAGAATACAAAAGCAGTCGGGTTTTCTCCGGCATTGCCGTTGCTACTTTATTGATACGTTGACGGTCATTTCAGTGGTCCTTTGATAGCCTGACCGGTTAAGACTGATAATGATTTGTCAGGCACCATCTTCTTTTCTCATGATTGGATGCCCGCTCTCGAGGGGAGAGCGGGCTCCGGTCATTTTTGGCTACTTCCATAATTAGGACGTTTCGCCCCCTTTATTTTTCCGAAGGAATTTCATAGATTGTCTTTCGATTATTTGAAAAGCAGGAATTGCCTAATATGCGGTCTCTGAAAGATCTGGTCGTGGTTGTCACCGGCGCCAGCCAGGGTATCGGCGAGGGAATCGCCCGGCAGTTTGCCTCCGAGGGCGCCAAAATCACTCTTACCGCCCGCAACAAAGAGAGACTCCTCCGGGTGGCCGCAAGTCTCGGGATCGACCGCAAAAATTATATGGTTGTCACCGCCGATATCACCCGCCGTTCGGGAATGAAAAAAATTGTCGCTTCCACGATCAGAAAATTCGGCCGGATAGATATTTTTGTCAATAATGCCGGGGTCGGTATCCACAAACCTTTGATCGAAACGACCGAGCAGGAATTCGATACTATTTTCGATACCAATTTGAAGGCTGTCTATTTCAGTTTTCTGGAGCTTCTTCCCCAACTGAAAAAGCAAGGGGGCGGGCAGATAATAAATATCTCCTCGGGCGCCGGTCGGATCGGTGTCCCAGGGCTGGCGGCCTATTCTTCCTCGAAAGCGGCGCTTAATGCTTTCTCCGAGGCGGTCGCCGGCGAGGTACGCAACGATAATATCAAAATATCGGTTCTCGCGCCCGCCTCCACCGATACCAAACTGATGTCGAATATGTCGCGGCAGTCGCATTCGCCATCGAAAGCGGCGCTGAAATTGACCGTTAATGAAGTCGCCGAGGCAGTCATATTCCTTGCCAAACAGAACAAAAATGCCTGGACCTCTATGGCCGATATCCGGCCGTTGCTGATTAATAAATGATCCGGAATATCCTGATAATGATGAGAGTAAATTCGAGACATCTGATAAATGGAAGGGCGGCCGTATGAGTAATGATGATTTAGCCATGCACTATGTATGCACCCGGGAGAATGCCCATCGCCTGGCGAACAGGCATTCCCGATTCTGGGTTTGTAACTGCGGCTGCCGCGAGGGGCGCGGGTTTTGCACCCGTTCCCGTATCGATGTCTGCCTTATGTTCCGCGAAGATGCCGGTTCCAGCGGTTCCGGTATAAAAGAGATTTCATTTGCCCAGGTCGAGGCGATCTTTGATGAGGCCAAAGAGAAAAACCTGGTCACTCGTCCTTTCCGGAACACGGAGGACAAAAGCGTGGTCGACGGCATCTGTTTCTGCTGTGATGATTGCTGCGGGTATTTTCTCAACGCCGATGAGAAATGCGATAAGGGGACACATCTCGCCCAAACGAATTTCGAGGATTGCACCCACTGCGGTATTTGTGTCGAGGTCTGCTATTTCAAGGCCCGCAGTATGCAAAAAAGCAAGCTGGTGGTTGATGACGATAAATGCTACGGGTGCGGCCTCTGTGTCGATATCTGTCCGGAAAGCTGCATTATCATGGTTCCCCGGCTCTAAGCAGTGAGCGATACATTCGATTATCTGTCGGCACTTATTAACGAGGTGTTTATCGCATGCCAGGCATAAACGCCATTTTCAGCCATCAGCCATTATCTCGCCCTCTACTCGGATCTTCTTTAGCGGAATTCGATTACCGGGAGGGGCTTACTCTTAATGATTTTTTTACTCCGGACAATGTCTCTATCACCTTTCATGGCTATAAAGGGTATCCCTCACAGTCTTTTGAAGACAAAGACATGGTTGTACTTATCGAGGGGATGATCTACAACCGGACAGATTTCGAAATCCACGCCACCCTTCAAGAAATCGCCGAGGCATATCTTGCGGGAAAAGATCATAAGAAATTGATCCTCGATTTTATCGATCACTCCGATGGCGATTTTCTGGCGCTTCTCTATTTCAAGAATCAATCGCGGGCGATAATATTTAACGATCGCTGGGGGCGATTGCCGACTTTCTTTGTGGCTAACAAGAGTCTCTTTGCCCTTTCGCGCGAAACGAAATTTCTCTTGCACTGGCTGGAATCTATCGAGTTTGACCCGCCGGCTCTGGCCGAGTTTCTGGCTTTTGAATATACTCTGGGCGAGAAGACGATCTTCAAAAAGATTCGCCGCCTTTCCCCGGCTTCATCTTTTGAAATCGATTTCTCCGGTTCCGAAGTCGTGGTACAATCCGAAATGCTGCGGCCGGTCTGTTTTGATACAGCCGCTTCCGGGTTAAGCCGTGATGAAATTCTCAATCATACCGTAAGTCTTTTTCAGGAATCTCTCCTGACACGGGTCAACAGATTCGAGGAAAAGGGGATACAGATAATCGCCGACCTAAGCGGCGGTTTTGACACCCGGGCGCTGTTTCTGGAGCTTTGCCGGAGCGGGGCCGATTTCACCCCATGCCATGACCGGTTGGCCACCGGCGATGAGAGCGCGGTGGCGCAGGCGCTGGCTGACCATTTCGGGAAAAAGCTCCACAAATTTGCGGCTGTCTATCCGGCGGACAATTTCGCCGAAATGAAACGAATCATCTATTTGACCGACTGCCAGGTTAACGGATGGACCTCGCTGACCTGTTTCTATGATGATCTGGAGCGGGAAAAAACGCTATCAGGTCTGATGGCACATTTTATGGGTTTTGGCGGTGAATTTATCCGCCATCCTTATCATCTGCAAAAACCATATCGCGATCTGGCCGTGGCACTGAACGATGATGCCTACACCAATCTTATCAATGCCTCCGATGCTTGCGGTATGATAAATCTGTCAGCGAATGATTTCCGGCATAACCTGCAACAGGAGATTGCCCGATTCCCGGAAAAGAATGATTCCGGGAGAATCCGCCACCTGTACTTTGATTACTACAACCGGGTGGTCAATGGCGGCGAAAACAGACACCGCCTTTTCTCCTGGACAGTCCAGCCGCTCTGGGGGAAGAATCTCTTTGAATTTGAAATGAATCAAATCCGACCGGAGATGATTGATTTCGGATTCTTTATCGATTTTCTATTGCTCCTCGATCCCCGGGCGCTTGATATCCCCATTTACGGCCTCAGAAATAATCTGAAGAGCAAAACCGGGCGCCGCCTTTTCAATGCCCGGAAGAACCTGAAAAATAATCTGCGAGATAATCGGTACATTTTTAAGGGATTCAAATCGGTCCGGAAGCAGCTTTATCGCTATCGGAATAAAGGGCCGATATATCAGCCGCTTGTTGCCGAAATTCGGCAAGTCCATAGCCAGAGCCCTCTTGTTTCCCATTATTTCGACAAGATTGCTCTGGACCGATTTCTGGCGGGAAATCCTACCGCGATGCAGCTTTACCAACTGCTGACCCTGATGCTCTATATGGCTGAGATTGAAAACCGCTTCCCGGCCAAAGTCAGGTGAATGCATAGAGAGGTAATATCGCGGCGCAGGAAATCATAACATAAACCGAATCGGGTATCGTATAGTTTGAGGATATTGAGTCATCGCTTGACACGATTAAGATGAGAATCTATCTTGAGACAGATCAATTCAGAGGTGGACAGATGAAAAAGATTATTCTATTAATGACAATACTATTATTGGCCGG includes these proteins:
- a CDS encoding SDR family oxidoreductase, producing MISLKNKLALVTGASSGIGEATAHLFAQQGVRLLLVARRMDRLEKLAKNLKKKYEIETFCLQMDVQNQREVEGRLEALPIGWKKVDILVNNAGLSRGLDKLHEGKLSDWEEMIDTNIKGLLYVSRVVIPWMVKRGKGDIVNIGSIAGHELYPGGNVYCATKFAVDALTKGMQIDLVDTPLRVSAVDPGMVETEFSMVRFHGDNERAGKVYQGVAPLTGEDVAEAILFCVTRPPHVNIHQVRIMPTCQAGAMVLHRKG
- the glnA gene encoding type I glutamate--ammonia ligase, which encodes MVALDRLQKIVSEKNIEYIDVKFSDLLGEWHHITLPAEALTPELFRDGVGLDGSSLPGFTRIEKGDMIAIPDPETAFIDPFFEKPTLSFICDIMAVEKEIEPYSRNPRRVVRDAENYLQTVVPGAHSMLGPEFEFYLFDDVRFNQGPGEGYYFIDSEEAEWNAAGREGGKNLAYKVQYKGGYHAAPPKDRTFNLRSEMTTLLKEVGVAIKYHHHEVGGAGQHEIETKFDTMPKMADQSMMVKYFVKNHSFRCGKSATFMPKPLFNEPGSGMHVHLYLADKNGSIFYDKEGPAALSNEGLYFIGGLLMHAGAVLALTNPSTNSYKRLIPGFEAPVRGNYSVGNRTACVRIPGYQRNTLTYRFEFRPPDATCNPYLAYAAMVMAGMYGIKHKIDPGQPFDRDLTHMSEKELAQIPMLPTSLTKALDALEKDHQFLLEGGVFTTDLIESWIALKRKDVEQIRIRPHPWEFYLYYDK
- a CDS encoding SDR family NAD(P)-dependent oxidoreductase; this encodes MRSLKDLVVVVTGASQGIGEGIARQFASEGAKITLTARNKERLLRVAASLGIDRKNYMVVTADITRRSGMKKIVASTIRKFGRIDIFVNNAGVGIHKPLIETTEQEFDTIFDTNLKAVYFSFLELLPQLKKQGGGQIINISSGAGRIGVPGLAAYSSSKAALNAFSEAVAGEVRNDNIKISVLAPASTDTKLMSNMSRQSHSPSKAALKLTVNEVAEAVIFLAKQNKNAWTSMADIRPLLINK
- a CDS encoding 4Fe-4S binding protein, with protein sequence MSNDDLAMHYVCTRENAHRLANRHSRFWVCNCGCREGRGFCTRSRIDVCLMFREDAGSSGSGIKEISFAQVEAIFDEAKEKNLVTRPFRNTEDKSVVDGICFCCDDCCGYFLNADEKCDKGTHLAQTNFEDCTHCGICVEVCYFKARSMQKSKLVVDDDKCYGCGLCVDICPESCIIMVPRL